GGGGCAAGATGCGATTTTTCTTCTTCTTCTATTCGTCCTTTCTTTTCGCGCTTTCGCGTTCAATTCCGAATTTGCCGCAGGCTGCTGGTTAGGCCTCGGAGTTTTCCGGTTTCATCTGGTCATTCCGCTGGTTCTGATATTGGCGCTGTGGAACTATCGGAAACTAGTGGCTGGTTTTGCCGTGGCCGGGTCTGCCGCGCTGCTGCTTTCACTGGCGTTGGTAGGTTGGCGCGGGGCTCTGCAATATCCGTTTTATCTATGGCACTGGGCTTCATCTACCGGAATTGGAAACATGCCGCCTAGGCTGATGCCGAATTTGGTCGGCCTGCTGACTGGTTGGCCGCTTCCGCAAGCGGCGAAATGGACCTTGCAGGTGGCGGCGCTGGCGGCATCGGTCGCGGTGCTGGCGGAAGCGGTCCATCTGCGGACTCTGACCGGCCTTCAAAATCTGGAAAACGATCGTAGCCTGTTGAACCTGCGGCTTGCCTATGCCGTGATTGCGGCAGTTCTTGTCGGTTACAACGCAGGCTCCTACGATCTGTGTCTTTTGATTCTACCGTTGGCGTGGGTCGCGGACTATTGTTTTGCCCTCTTGCCGGAACTGCCTGCCATCGGAAGGCGGCTTCTCTTGCCCTGCCTGGCGCTGCTCATTAGTCCGCTCTGGTTTCTTCTTTGGCGGCGATGGGAGAGAATCAACTTGATGGCGATTTTTCTGCTGTGGTGGATCTACGCCCTTCGCCGCGAGACACTGCGAAGGGCGGGAACTGCGGCAGCCGGTACGTGACACATTCACCGGGCCTATTCACCATTTACCCTAACATGCCACGAAAATCCTACGCGGTTCTCGGAGCCGTGCTGCTGGCGGCAGCGATGTGGACTTGGGTTCAACGCATCGCTATTCCGCATCAGCAGACTGAATCGGCAGCGCGGAATGTACCGCGCGGCAATTTGTCGGACCTTTATCCCCGTTGGCTAGGCGCGCGGGAATTGCTGCTGCATGGGCGCGATCCCTACTCTGCCGACATCACTCGTGAAATTCAGACTGGATACTACGGCCGACCGCTCCACCCCAACCGTCCCAACGATCCCAAGGATCAGCAGGGTTTCGCCTATCCCGTGTACGTCGTGTTCGTGCTCGCTCCGACAATCGGGCTACCGTTTCCCATGGTCCAGCGAGCGTTCCTATGGCTGCTCCTCCTCATCACCGCTGCTTCCGTTCCCTTGTGGCGGCGCGCGCTCGGACTGCGCGCCTCATTCTCGACTGAACTGTTGTGGATCGTTCTCACGCTGGGCTGTTTTCCCGCCATCCAGGGCTTCAAATTGCAGCAGTTAACGCTATTGGTCGCGGCGCTCATCGCGGCCGCGATGTTCGCGCTGGCTACAGAACATTTTACGGCAACGGGTATTCTCCTCGCGTTCGCGAGCATCAAGCCGCATCTGGTCGCGATCCCGATGGCGTGGGTGTGCTTATGGGCGCTCGGCAACTGGCGGGAAAGGCAGCGTCTGCTTTGGAGTATGGGCCTCACGATGGTGGCACTAATCGGTGGCGGCGAGTTCCTGCTTCCAGGCTGGATTCACAAATTCCGCGTCGCCGCCGCCGAATACTGGCAATATACCGGCGGCGGCAAGTCGATCCTCGACGTCGAACTTACGCCGTTCTGGGGACGCCTCGCATCGGCGGCGCTGGTAGGGGTGATGCTCTATTTCATGTGGAAGCTCCGGATGGCCCCGCCCGGCAGCGGCGATTTCTGTTGGATGATGGTGCTCGTCATGGCGACCACGCTGGCCGTTATCCCGATGTTCGCGCCCTACAATCAATTGATCCTGCTGCCCGCCCTGATGCTGATTGTCCATGCGATTCGCCCGCTGTGGCGGGCTGGACCGCTGTCTTATTTCCTGGTGATCCTGACAGTGCTGGCTGTGTTCTGGCCCTGGCTCGCCGCCGCGGGGTTAGTCGCCTGCTTGTCGTTCTTGCCGGGGGCCGTGGTGCAGCGAGCCTGGGCGCTGCCGCTCTATACAAATTTTGCGATTCCGATACTAGTATTGGCGCTCCTGCTGTTCAGCGGAAACGTTATCCGGACCGCGCGGGGAAGTCTGCCATCTACCTTGCAGGACAACGCGCCCGCAGAGTAGTCTGTTGCAGCAGCACTAAACTGCTGCTACGGCGCTTCCCGTCGCTGAAAGGCGAACGGTGCGCCGATCGAGCGTTTCTTCATCCTCCATGTCCCTCGGCGCAATCAGTCATCACAGTTCCGGCTCCGGCGTGTTTCCCGCCCTGGTGTATGTGCAGGGCAGTGAGCAGAAGAACATCGTTCTCAATCGCACTCCATTCACCGTCGGCCGGAAAGTGGATAAAGATCTGGTGATCGCCGACCCGCGGGTCTCCCGCGATCATGCTCAGATCACGCAGGAGGGCCAGGAATTTTTCCTGGTCGATCTGGGCAGCAAGCACGGCACGTTCGTGAATGGAGAGCGCGTCCAACGCCAGAAACTGGAGCGCGGCGACCGCCTGGAATTTGGCGCCCGAGATTCCGCGTACATTCTGTTCAACCCGGCCCATGCCACCTCGAATACGGCGCGCGAATTTCTCAGCCAGATCTCCGGCATCCAGATCAAACAGGAAGCCACCGACCTCGAAAAACTCACGCTATTCCTGGAAGCGGCGCGCAAGCTGAACACGGCTGGGGTGCTCGACGAAATTCTGATGACCATGCTCGACGTCACACTGCAACTGACGCGAGCCGAGCGCGCGTACGTGTTTCTGAAAGACGAAGAAGGGAAGCTTCGCCTGGCGGCAGGCCGCAATTCGAAGAAAGAGCCGTTGCTCGACGATAAAACGATTTCGCACTCGATTCTGGAAGAATCGATGCGCTCAAACTCCGAGTTTCTGCTGACCGATACCAGCCAGTCGCTCGATCTCGCGGGGCGGCAGAGCATCGTCGCTTACGATCTGCGCACCGTGGTTTGCATCCCGCTGCGCAAGTTGATCGTGCAAGCCACCCGCGACGCGCAAACGCCGGTGCATGCCGCCAACGCGCCAGACGCGATGGGAGTTCTCTACGTCGATTCGCGTTTCGCCTCACGCGACATCAGCGGAGTCGGCCAGGAGATTCTGCACGTGATCGCGACCGAAGCCGCGTCGCTTATCGAAAATGCCCGCCTGGTACAGGCCGAAGAAGAAGCCCGCCGCTACCAGCAGGAGTTGAGCATCGCCGCCAGCATTCAGCAGCGGCTGATGCAGGTGAAGATTCCTGAAGTCCCCTTCGCCAGGCTGCGCGGAAAAAACCTCTCTTGTAAAGAAATCGGCGGCGATTTTTTTGACGCTGTCAATACCAAGGAAGGCCTGGCCGTGGTGCTGGCCGACGTGAGCGGCAAGGGAGTCTCAGCTGCGCTTCTGGCCTCCACCTTGCAGGGGATGATTTACTCGCATCTCAGCGCGGGCGTTCCTCTGCTCGATGTGGTGACTGCCGTCAAC
Above is a window of Candidatus Sulfotelmatobacter sp. DNA encoding:
- a CDS encoding SpoIIE family protein phosphatase, which encodes MSLGAISHHSSGSGVFPALVYVQGSEQKNIVLNRTPFTVGRKVDKDLVIADPRVSRDHAQITQEGQEFFLVDLGSKHGTFVNGERVQRQKLERGDRLEFGARDSAYILFNPAHATSNTAREFLSQISGIQIKQEATDLEKLTLFLEAARKLNTAGVLDEILMTMLDVTLQLTRAERAYVFLKDEEGKLRLAAGRNSKKEPLLDDKTISHSILEESMRSNSEFLLTDTSQSLDLAGRQSIVAYDLRTVVCIPLRKLIVQATRDAQTPVHAANAPDAMGVLYVDSRFASRDISGVGQEILHVIATEAASLIENARLVQAEEEARRYQQELSIAASIQQRLMQVKIPEVPFARLRGKNLSCKEIGGDFFDAVNTKEGLAVVLADVSGKGVSAALLASTLQGMIYSHLSAGVPLLDVVTAVNRFFTEKLVGEKYATVLLVRLRRDGDLEYVNCGHVPPLLICAGEVMRPPHGNVPVGLLPDATFESARCQMKSGDRFILVTDGVTEAENAMGDFYEDFRLEAAAAKSPTLEGIFNSVTEFCAGNPLSDDCTVVELCYNSVEG
- a CDS encoding glycosyltransferase 87 family protein, which encodes MAKADPDFTAFYTAGWLLREGRGDQLYDARAQLEVQQRFAGDSDIRRGPLPYIHPPYEAALFLPLTFLTYREALAVWEMSKIGMLLAVALLLRGALSSLRAMPLWEWMLAFLAFFPVFADFLQGQDAIFLLLLFVLSFRAFAFNSEFAAGCWLGLGVFRFHLVIPLVLILALWNYRKLVAGFAVAGSAALLLSLALVGWRGALQYPFYLWHWASSTGIGNMPPRLMPNLVGLLTGWPLPQAAKWTLQVAALAASVAVLAEAVHLRTLTGLQNLENDRSLLNLRLAYAVIAAVLVGYNAGSYDLCLLILPLAWVADYCFALLPELPAIGRRLLLPCLALLISPLWFLLWRRWERINLMAIFLLWWIYALRRETLRRAGTAAAGT